A portion of the Lolium rigidum isolate FL_2022 chromosome 1, APGP_CSIRO_Lrig_0.1, whole genome shotgun sequence genome contains these proteins:
- the LOC124664061 gene encoding BTB/POZ and MATH domain-containing protein 2-like produces the protein MGVRQVTGSHVLRIDGFTQLSKTVANNTEMRSGTFNVGGHDWCLACYPNGCSDLYKGYVSIFLQQASHEKTGAATAKGQLSILDRDGMPSCTKHITERTFKGPPFGWGEIDFVKHEDLDKDKHLHDGCLTVLCDVTVTEHYTDAHVEVAAPAAPPFDLRGQLAEAMWNIKKVDVQIEVGGETFPAHRWVLEAQSPVFKTELSLASTADMTIKLRIDDMDAEVFKVLLRFIYTDSPPETSQLQEAAMAEKILVSADRYKLDKLKLICEKALCQHIDMSSLAATLALAERHRCSVLTAACIKFLSSPGNLEAFIAADGIKQLKEHCPSALLHSVLKFLTVQSDHLMVWTYLPVLNWGYESVLYLSPPGTSTRTARRRQATHLCTELRQEHPHLAGGPPPLRRAPPHAAARRREATHVCITRRRTPPGTPPHHRAPPGKPPPRRTPRSSG, from the exons ATGGGCGTCAGGCAGGTGACCGGCTCCCACGTGCTGCGGATCGACGGATTCACGCAACTCAGCAAGACGGTGGCGAATAACACTGAGATGAGATCAGGCACGTTCAACGTTGGCGGCCACGACTGGTGTCTTGCATGCTATCCAAACGGTTGCTCCGATCTGTACAAGGGCTACGTCTCCATCTTCCTCCAGCAGGCGAGCCACGAAAAGACCGGCGCTGCCACGGCAAAGGGCCAATTGAGCATACTCGACCGGGACGGGATGCCATCCTGCACCAAACACATAACAGAGCGCACCTTCAAGGGGCCTCCCTTCGGCTGGGGCGAAATAGACTTCGTGAAACACGAGGATCTCGACAAGGACAAGCATCTCCACGACGGTTGCCTCACCGTCCTTTGTGACGTCACGGTCACGGAGCACTACACGGACGCCCATGTCGAGGTTGccgcgccagcagcgccgccgttCGACCTGCGCGGGCAACTCGCAGAAGCCATGTGGAATATCAAGAAAGTAGATGTCCAGATCGAGGTCGGCGGGGAGACGTTTCCCGCGCACCGGTGGGTACTTGAGGCCCAATCGCCCGTCTTCAAGACGGAACTGTCGCTCGCCTCGACCGCCGACATGACCATCAAGCTACGCATTGATGACATGGACGCCGAGGTGTTCAAGGTTCTCCTCCGGTTCATCTACACGGACTCGCCTCCGGAGACGAGCCAGCTCCAGGAGGCGGCGATGGCGGAGAAGATTCTTGTCTCCGCGGACAGGTATAAGCTGGACAAGCTGAAACTCATCTGCGAGAAGGCGCTGTGTCAGCACATCGACATGAGCTCTCTGGCTGCCACTCTAGCGTTGGCCGAGCGGCACCGTTGCTCCGTGCTGACCGCAGCATGCATCAAGTTCCTCTCCTCCCCTGGTAATCTCGAAGCGTTCATCGCGGCGGATGGGATCAAACAGCTAAAGGAACATTGCCCCTCTGCTCT GCTCCACAGCGTTTTGAAGTTCTTAACCGTCCAATCAGATCATCTAATGGTCTGGACGTACTTACCTGTCCTGAACTGGGGTTACGAGAGC GTCCTCTACCTCTCGCCGCCGGGGACCAGCACCCGCACCGCGCGCCGCCGGCAGGCAACCCACCTCTGCACTGAGCTCCGCCAGGAACACCCCCACCTCGCCGGAGGCCCCCCACCTctgcgccgcgcgccgccgcacgccgccgcacgccgccgggaggccaCGCACGTCTGCAtcacgcgccgccgcacgccgccaggAACACCCCCACATCACCGCGCGCCGCCAGGAAAACCTCCACCTCGCCGCACACCTCGGTCCTCGGGGTAG